A DNA window from Thiothrix subterranea contains the following coding sequences:
- the ccoN gene encoding cytochrome-c oxidase, cbb3-type subunit I yields the protein MAHSAALSSEQYNYDIVKKFAIASIIWGILGMTAGVYIASELAWPFLNFDIAQITFGRLRPLHTSGVIFGFGGNALFATSYYIVQRTCQARLAGGIFWPNFTFWGWNLSVLVAGLLYLQGFTQAREYAEPVWFVDLAITVVWVVYFLIYTVTLMKRNQPHIYVANWFFMSFILATALLHIFNNLAMPISLTSPVSYSLFSGAQDAMTQWWYGHNAVGFFLTAAFLGMMYYFVPKQAGRPVYSYRLSIIHFWALSFMYMWVGTHHLHWTAIPDWTSTLAATFSIMLLMPSWGGMINGIMTLSGAWDKLRTDPIMMFMITALSFYGMSTFEGPMMSLKSVNALSHYTDWTVGHVHSGALGWVAMITFASFYHMIPRLWNTTLYSMQLVYTHFFLATIGTILYITALWVSGIGQGLMLRAFDEYGNLAYTFVETVAFMHGPLVARAVGGLFFLSGMLLMAYNIYMTISRAKQEEGVPATTAAAKA from the coding sequence ATGGCTCATAGTGCTGCACTCTCTTCAGAGCAATATAACTATGATATCGTGAAGAAATTCGCGATAGCTTCGATCATCTGGGGTATCCTCGGCATGACTGCCGGTGTGTATATCGCGTCAGAATTGGCTTGGCCGTTTCTGAACTTCGATATTGCCCAGATCACTTTCGGGCGTTTACGTCCGCTACACACCAGCGGTGTTATCTTCGGTTTCGGTGGTAATGCGCTGTTCGCAACTTCTTACTACATTGTGCAGCGTACTTGTCAGGCGCGTCTGGCGGGTGGCATCTTCTGGCCGAACTTCACGTTCTGGGGTTGGAACTTATCCGTCCTCGTTGCGGGTTTGCTCTATCTGCAAGGTTTCACACAAGCGCGTGAATACGCTGAACCGGTTTGGTTTGTTGACTTGGCGATTACCGTGGTTTGGGTGGTTTACTTCCTGATCTACACAGTAACGCTGATGAAACGCAACCAGCCGCACATTTATGTGGCTAACTGGTTCTTCATGTCATTCATTTTGGCGACGGCACTGTTACACATCTTCAATAACTTGGCGATGCCGATCAGCTTGACGTCTCCGGTGTCTTACAGCTTGTTCTCTGGTGCACAAGATGCGATGACGCAGTGGTGGTACGGTCACAACGCAGTAGGTTTCTTCCTGACAGCGGCATTCTTGGGGATGATGTATTACTTCGTACCTAAGCAAGCAGGTCGTCCGGTTTATTCTTACCGTTTGTCTATCATCCACTTCTGGGCGCTAAGCTTCATGTACATGTGGGTAGGTACTCACCATTTGCATTGGACGGCGATTCCTGACTGGACATCTACTTTGGCGGCGACTTTCTCCATCATGTTATTGATGCCATCTTGGGGTGGTATGATCAACGGTATCATGACCCTTTCTGGTGCATGGGATAAGTTGCGTACTGACCCAATCATGATGTTCATGATTACAGCGTTGTCATTCTACGGCATGTCGACCTTTGAAGGCCCGATGATGTCGTTGAAGAGCGTTAACGCGCTGTCACATTACACTGACTGGACGGTTGGTCACGTTCACTCCGGCGCGTTAGGCTGGGTTGCTATGATCACTTTCGCTTCCTTCTACCACATGATCCCGCGCCTGTGGAACACCACGTTGTACAGTATGCAATTGGTTTACACGCATTTCTTCTTAGCAACTATCGGTACTATCTTGTACATCACTGCATTGTGGGTATCGGGTATCGGTCAAGGCTTAATGTTGCGTGCCTTTGATGAATACGGCAACTTGGCGTACACCTTCGTTGAAACGGTTGCGTTTATGCATGGCCCATTGGTGGCGCGTGCGGTTGGTGGCTTGTTCTTCTTGTCGGGTATGTTGTTGATGGCTTATAACATTTATATGACCATTTCGCGTGCGAAACAGGAAGAAGGTGTTCCTGCCACTACTGCTGCTGCTAAAGCGTAA
- the ccoO gene encoding cytochrome-c oxidase, cbb3-type subunit II: MFKHESIETNSGLLIVLTLVAISIGGLVEIVPLHYINETVEDVKDPATGLEVVRPYTPLEQRGRDIYTREGCYLCHSQMIRPFRDEDLRYGHYSLAAESKYDHPFQWGSKRTGPDLARVGGKYSNEWQVQHLTAPRSVVPESIMPNYPWLQTSDLDLSDLQDRMVALKRVGVPYSQTTVEYEDNVKRFGAEVAKTLDINQAEANLIAQAKAGNYDGNSSNISEMDALVAYLQVLGTMVDFKKFDEDHFIQFR, from the coding sequence ATGTTTAAACATGAAAGTATCGAAACCAATTCGGGGCTGTTGATTGTCCTGACCCTGGTTGCTATCAGTATCGGTGGTTTGGTGGAAATTGTGCCATTGCACTACATCAATGAAACAGTGGAAGATGTAAAAGACCCGGCGACTGGTTTAGAAGTCGTGCGTCCTTACACCCCGCTGGAGCAACGTGGTCGTGACATTTACACCCGTGAAGGTTGCTACCTCTGCCATTCACAGATGATTCGTCCGTTCCGTGATGAAGATCTGCGTTATGGTCACTATTCACTCGCTGCTGAGTCCAAGTACGATCACCCATTCCAATGGGGTTCCAAGCGTACAGGCCCGGATTTGGCGCGTGTCGGTGGCAAGTATTCCAATGAATGGCAGGTTCAGCATTTGACGGCACCGCGTTCGGTGGTGCCTGAATCCATTATGCCTAACTATCCTTGGTTGCAGACGTCGGATTTGGATTTGTCTGATCTTCAAGATCGTATGGTGGCGTTGAAACGGGTAGGCGTGCCTTACTCGCAAACCACGGTTGAATACGAAGATAACGTGAAGCGTTTTGGTGCGGAAGTCGCGAAGACTCTCGACATTAATCAAGCAGAAGCCAACCTGATTGCACAGGCCAAAGCAGGCAACTACGACGGTAATTCATCTAACATCAGTGAGATGGATGCCTTGGTTGCTTACCTGCAAGTACTGGGTACGATGGTTGACTTTAAGAAGTTTGATGAAGATCACTTCATTCAATTCCGTTAA
- a CDS encoding cbb3-type cytochrome oxidase subunit 3 produces MLTDFWTWILDMGNSKTVALLIFFTTFVGIIIYNYSSRRRSERLESYRYLPLMDEDEADKRVKASEAASQAKGEK; encoded by the coding sequence ATGCTGACAGACTTTTGGACGTGGATACTGGATATGGGTAATAGCAAGACTGTTGCGTTACTGATCTTTTTTACGACGTTTGTTGGCATTATCATCTACAACTATTCCAGCCGCAGACGTAGCGAAAGACTTGAGTCTTATCGCTACCTGCCGCTGATGGATGAAGATGAAGCTGATAAGCGCGTCAAAGCATCAGAGGCGGCTTCCCAAGCGAAAGGTGAGAAATAG
- the ccoP gene encoding cytochrome-c oxidase, cbb3-type subunit III, translating into MATPVKDPLTGAETTGHVWDDSLQEFNNPLPRWWLWTFYGTIIFTIVYWVMYPSWPIGKTYLKGIGNEITYKTDAGEEKSTHWNMRALLAHDMQNGTEAIKQQEYLAKVGAASYQQIAQDPDMSSFVRSYGVGMFGDNCAACHQSGGQGVVGMYPNLVDDDWLWGGDTTTIENTLRYGRMGYMPAYSKTFDETQLNQVANYVLTLSGEPAVDATAAAEGQKIFQGQTGGCYMCHTKEGKGMHAQGSANLTDKVWTIANLPAAETPEAKLEAVKAVIHNGVKRQMPVFGKDGRNLSDTEIKVLVAYLQQMSGGAGAQ; encoded by the coding sequence ATGGCTACTCCTGTTAAAGACCCCCTGACTGGCGCAGAAACCACTGGTCACGTTTGGGATGATTCACTGCAAGAATTCAACAACCCCTTGCCACGCTGGTGGTTGTGGACATTTTACGGCACGATCATTTTTACGATTGTTTACTGGGTCATGTACCCGTCTTGGCCAATCGGTAAGACCTACCTGAAAGGCATTGGTAATGAGATTACCTACAAGACTGATGCTGGCGAAGAGAAAAGCACCCACTGGAACATGCGTGCGCTATTAGCTCACGACATGCAAAACGGTACGGAAGCGATCAAGCAGCAAGAATACCTCGCCAAAGTTGGCGCGGCTTCTTACCAGCAGATTGCGCAAGACCCGGATATGTCTTCTTTCGTGCGTTCTTACGGCGTAGGGATGTTCGGTGACAACTGCGCGGCTTGCCATCAGTCTGGTGGTCAAGGTGTGGTTGGGATGTACCCGAATCTGGTGGATGACGACTGGTTGTGGGGCGGTGACACTACCACCATCGAGAATACACTGCGTTATGGGCGCATGGGTTATATGCCTGCGTACAGCAAGACCTTTGACGAAACACAATTGAATCAAGTGGCAAACTACGTGTTAACGTTATCGGGTGAGCCAGCAGTGGATGCAACCGCCGCTGCCGAAGGCCAGAAGATTTTCCAAGGCCAAACGGGTGGGTGCTACATGTGCCACACCAAAGAAGGCAAAGGAATGCACGCACAAGGTTCCGCTAATTTGACTGACAAAGTTTGGACAATTGCTAACCTGCCCGCAGCAGAAACCCCTGAAGCCAAATTGGAAGCGGTGAAAGCTGTCATCCATAACGGTGTTAAGCGCCAAATGCCGGTATTCGGTAAAGACGGTCGTAACCTGTCTGATACTGAAATCAAAGTATTGGTTGCTTACCTGCAACAGATGTCTGGCGGTGCTGGCGCACAGTAA
- the murB gene encoding UDP-N-acetylmuramate dehydrogenase has product MKIRENYSLQALNTFGLAAQTRYFCTLHKLSGVRTLMAWQQEHPDLPLLFLGGGSNMLFVNDYPGLVVQVRLETLEILGQDENYHYVRAGAGNNWHEFVQWTIAQGFAGLENLSLIPGTVGAAPMQNIGAYGVELKDHVYEVQALDWRTAEIRDFSAEECRFAYRDSYFKSVEPDRWLIVAVVFRLPRQPQWKIDYAGVKEPLAGKTLNARLISDAIIQLRQSKLPNPAEIGNAGSFFKNPLIAPAQWATLKVQFPDIPGWPQHDQVKTSAGWLIDQCGWKGKRDGDAGTYAKHALVLVNHGNATGAEVWHFAQAIIASVQDKFGITLEPEPRVIR; this is encoded by the coding sequence ATGAAGATTCGCGAAAATTATTCCCTGCAAGCACTCAATACGTTTGGCTTAGCGGCACAAACCCGTTATTTCTGTACCTTGCACAAATTGAGTGGGGTGCGCACGCTCATGGCTTGGCAACAGGAACACCCGGATTTACCCCTATTGTTTCTGGGCGGCGGCAGCAATATGTTGTTCGTCAATGATTACCCCGGTTTAGTGGTGCAAGTGCGCTTGGAAACCTTGGAAATACTGGGGCAGGATGAGAATTACCATTATGTACGCGCCGGAGCAGGTAATAATTGGCATGAATTTGTGCAATGGACGATTGCGCAAGGCTTTGCAGGGCTGGAAAACTTATCGTTGATTCCGGGAACAGTCGGGGCAGCGCCTATGCAGAACATTGGGGCGTATGGCGTCGAGTTGAAGGATCATGTGTATGAAGTGCAAGCCTTAGATTGGCGTACCGCAGAAATCCGTGATTTCAGTGCTGAAGAATGCCGTTTTGCGTACCGTGATAGCTATTTCAAATCGGTAGAGCCGGATAGGTGGTTAATTGTGGCAGTCGTGTTTCGCTTGCCGCGCCAGCCGCAGTGGAAAATTGACTATGCTGGCGTGAAAGAGCCATTAGCAGGCAAAACGTTAAATGCGCGATTGATCAGCGATGCCATTATTCAGCTTCGCCAAAGCAAATTACCGAACCCCGCTGAAATTGGTAACGCGGGCAGTTTTTTCAAGAACCCGTTAATTGCGCCTGCGCAATGGGCAACACTCAAAGTGCAATTCCCTGACATACCCGGTTGGCCTCAGCACGATCAGGTGAAAACTTCAGCAGGTTGGTTAATTGACCAATGCGGCTGGAAAGGCAAACGCGATGGCGATGCAGGCACTTACGCCAAACATGCGTTGGTCTTGGTGAATCACGGCAATGCCACGGGTGCAGAGGTGTGGCATTTTGCCCAAGCGATTATTGCGTCGGTGCAGGATAAATTCGGAATTACCTTAGAACCGGAACCACGGGTGATTCGCTAG
- a CDS encoding response regulator, translated as MKEVKPLHKRLQKQLKRSGLLQHGLPDDQNKWQHFLHQIDLSYTGTSDAQYLLERSLEVSSQEMRKLYDDLKTETEQRIEALHKSEQKTRFMANMSHELRTPIHGILGSLEIVKDTTLDQRQKLFVDTAYASCEVMLDVINNILDFSKLKAGGIELEIIEFSPRELVENISSIMSTMAQEKNLEVQCYIPENIPERVQGDPARLRQMLMNLVGNAVKFTERGEVYTGLELLEIRDNKAVLRFEVRDTGIGIPLAMQKSVFESFVQVDASINRRYGGTGLGLTIVREFAEMMGGRLGLESVPGQGTTFWFEITVPITENHALGNANYHLEGRRILVVDDNETNRRILENYLQAWKAEAVIVSNGHDALHKLEESITQQRPIDLMLLDWFMPQMDGIALAKTIRSDSRHDQTPIVMLTSYGISLEKQQQAGVQAAVTKPVRSITLRDILLDTLRRHALDYQPKPTAAPAPAFPNIVLKSVTSFPPAILLAEDNSVNALIAVTMLEKLDIHVDHVTTGKSALKALRNRPYQLVLMDINMPEMDGYTATRYIRKWQKEGIIKQHIPVIAMTANALKGDRERCLKMGMDDYLAKPVKQDELLKVVEQWLQRD; from the coding sequence ATGAAGGAAGTTAAACCCCTCCACAAGCGCTTACAAAAACAATTAAAGCGCAGCGGCTTGCTCCAGCATGGCCTGCCAGATGATCAAAACAAATGGCAACATTTTCTGCACCAAATCGACCTCTCGTACACCGGCACGAGTGACGCGCAATATTTATTGGAACGTTCACTGGAAGTGTCGTCGCAAGAAATGCGCAAACTGTACGACGATCTCAAGACCGAAACCGAACAACGCATCGAAGCGCTGCACAAGTCCGAGCAAAAAACCCGCTTCATGGCGAATATGAGCCACGAATTACGCACGCCGATACACGGTATTTTGGGTTCTTTGGAAATCGTGAAAGACACAACGCTGGATCAGCGCCAGAAACTATTCGTCGACACCGCGTATGCCTCCTGCGAAGTCATGCTGGATGTGATTAACAATATTTTGGATTTTTCCAAACTCAAAGCGGGGGGTATTGAGTTGGAAATTATCGAGTTTTCCCCGCGTGAATTGGTGGAAAATATCAGCAGCATTATGTCGACGATGGCACAGGAGAAAAACCTCGAAGTCCAATGCTACATCCCCGAAAACATTCCTGAGCGCGTTCAAGGCGACCCGGCTCGCTTGCGGCAAATGTTGATGAATCTGGTGGGCAATGCCGTCAAATTCACCGAACGTGGCGAAGTCTATACCGGCTTGGAATTGCTGGAAATTCGCGATAATAAAGCCGTGTTACGCTTTGAAGTCCGTGATACTGGTATTGGCATTCCGCTTGCCATGCAAAAAAGCGTGTTTGAATCGTTTGTGCAGGTCGATGCCTCCATCAACCGGCGTTACGGCGGCACCGGCTTGGGTTTAACCATTGTGCGTGAATTTGCGGAAATGATGGGCGGTCGCCTTGGGCTGGAGAGCGTTCCCGGTCAGGGTACAACGTTCTGGTTTGAAATCACCGTCCCCATCACTGAAAATCATGCATTGGGCAATGCTAACTACCATTTGGAAGGCCGCCGCATTTTGGTGGTGGATGACAATGAAACCAATCGCCGGATTCTGGAAAACTACCTGCAAGCTTGGAAAGCCGAAGCCGTTATCGTCAGCAACGGGCATGACGCTTTGCACAAACTGGAAGAATCCATCACTCAACAACGACCAATCGACCTCATGTTGCTGGACTGGTTTATGCCGCAAATGGATGGCATAGCCCTCGCCAAAACCATCCGCAGTGATAGCCGCCATGACCAAACCCCGATTGTGATGCTCACCTCTTACGGCATTTCACTCGAAAAACAACAACAAGCAGGCGTGCAAGCCGCCGTTACCAAACCCGTGCGTTCCATCACCTTGCGGGATATATTGCTGGATACGTTACGACGTCACGCGCTTGATTATCAGCCTAAACCAACGGCTGCGCCCGCGCCAGCTTTCCCGAATATCGTTTTGAAATCCGTCACTTCGTTTCCACCGGCGATTTTGTTAGCCGAAGACAACTCCGTCAACGCGCTGATTGCCGTCACCATGTTGGAAAAGCTCGATATTCACGTGGATCACGTCACCACCGGCAAATCAGCACTCAAAGCCTTGCGCAATCGCCCTTACCAACTGGTGCTGATGGATATTAATATGCCAGAAATGGATGGCTACACCGCGACCCGCTACATCCGCAAATGGCAAAAAGAGGGCATTATCAAGCAACATATCCCAGTAATTGCCATGACTGCCAATGCACTCAAAGGCGACCGCGAACGCTGCCTAAAAATGGGTATGGACGATTATCTGGCAAAACCCGTCAAACAAGACGAGCTGCTCAAGGTTGTCGAACAATGGCTACAGCGGGACTGA
- a CDS encoding FIST signal transduction protein: MQVTLSFFTQATGWHKPLPDVDSSQTLVLVFSPPDGEQYQTAIKHLHTHYPQAVIAGCSTVAGIFNEHLLENAVVVGIIHFETSRLAFTSAELPHADDSFQAGKQIATTLNAPDLKGIFVLTDGLNTNGSALIRGMASVVNEAKVTIVGGLASDKMQFVSTWVLDQGEAVSQRVTGVGFYGKKLVFTSYARDGFKPFGPERVITRSAGNTLYEIDGRPALQLYKEYLGEHANNLPAMALHFPLAIWNDTKDHYVVRTVVSINEADDSLGFVADIPQGYSTQLMYGSFDNLLDGAETASRSLAERLPPQTPVFALTISCSGRKLVMGDDTDQELEATLDNLPAGSQQLGFYSYGELAPNAFGGRCCLHNETMTLTVMYEGS, from the coding sequence GTGCAAGTGACGCTAAGCTTTTTTACGCAGGCTACAGGCTGGCATAAGCCTTTACCTGACGTTGACTCATCCCAGACATTGGTATTGGTATTCAGCCCTCCCGATGGTGAACAGTACCAAACTGCCATAAAACACCTACATACCCACTATCCACAAGCAGTGATCGCGGGTTGTTCCACTGTTGCTGGTATTTTCAATGAGCATTTGCTCGAAAATGCTGTCGTGGTTGGCATTATTCACTTTGAAACAAGCCGTCTGGCTTTTACCAGTGCGGAATTACCGCACGCAGACGATTCTTTTCAAGCAGGCAAGCAAATTGCGACCACACTCAATGCACCTGATCTTAAAGGAATTTTTGTTCTAACCGATGGACTTAACACCAATGGCAGTGCATTAATTCGGGGTATGGCTTCGGTGGTTAATGAAGCCAAGGTTACGATTGTCGGCGGTTTAGCCAGCGACAAGATGCAGTTTGTATCCACATGGGTATTAGACCAAGGGGAAGCAGTTTCACAGCGCGTAACAGGTGTCGGTTTTTATGGCAAAAAACTGGTTTTTACCAGCTACGCCCGCGATGGTTTCAAGCCGTTTGGCCCTGAGCGCGTCATTACCCGCTCAGCAGGCAATACCTTGTATGAAATTGATGGGCGTCCGGCCTTACAGCTCTACAAAGAATACCTTGGGGAACACGCTAATAATTTACCCGCCATGGCCTTGCACTTCCCGTTGGCTATTTGGAACGACACCAAAGATCACTACGTGGTGCGTACCGTGGTGTCGATTAATGAAGCAGATGATAGTTTAGGGTTTGTCGCCGATATTCCACAGGGCTACAGCACACAATTGATGTACGGCAGTTTTGACAATTTGCTGGATGGCGCGGAAACAGCCTCGCGCAGCTTAGCCGAGCGGCTGCCGCCACAAACTCCCGTCTTTGCGCTGACCATCAGTTGCTCAGGGCGCAAACTCGTCATGGGCGATGATACGGATCAAGAATTAGAAGCCACGCTCGACAATCTTCCCGCCGGTAGTCAACAGCTTGGCTTTTACTCCTACGGTGAATTAGCACCCAATGCATTCGGTGGGCGTTGCTGCCTGCACAATGAAACCATGACCTTAACGGTGATGTATGAAGGAAGTTAA
- a CDS encoding PhoH family protein, whose product MNLCGQFDQHLRQLEHRLGVELSNRGNLFQITGTPLTTQLTINLLHDLYRETVETVLSPESIHLFLQEANLDKVQANTGDDVRIRTKRGYIKPKGLAQSQYIQNIRTHDVTFGIGPAGTGKTWLAVACAVEALERDEVRRLVLVRPAVEAGERLGFLPGDLSQKIDPYLRPMYDALYEMMGVEKVNKLIERNVIEVAPLAYMRGRTLNDAFILLDEAQNTTTEQMKMFLTRLGFGSSAVITGDITQIDLPRHQTSGLRQAAEILEDVKGISFNWFSGRDVVRHKLVQKIVAAYEGFERDRAA is encoded by the coding sequence ATGAACTTGTGTGGTCAATTTGACCAACATTTGCGTCAATTAGAGCACCGTCTCGGCGTTGAACTGAGCAATCGTGGCAATTTGTTCCAGATTACCGGAACGCCCCTGACCACACAGTTAACCATCAATCTATTGCACGACCTTTATCGCGAAACGGTTGAAACCGTTCTCAGCCCGGAAAGCATCCATCTGTTTCTGCAAGAAGCCAATCTCGACAAGGTGCAAGCCAATACCGGGGATGATGTGCGCATCCGCACCAAGCGCGGTTACATCAAACCCAAGGGTTTAGCGCAAAGTCAGTACATCCAAAATATCCGCACCCACGATGTCACGTTTGGGATTGGCCCTGCGGGTACGGGCAAGACTTGGCTGGCAGTCGCCTGCGCAGTCGAAGCCTTGGAACGTGATGAAGTGCGGCGTTTGGTACTGGTACGTCCTGCGGTGGAAGCGGGGGAGCGTTTGGGTTTTTTGCCCGGTGATTTGTCGCAAAAAATCGACCCGTATTTGCGCCCCATGTATGACGCTTTGTACGAGATGATGGGTGTTGAAAAGGTTAATAAGCTGATTGAGCGCAATGTGATTGAAGTCGCGCCATTGGCGTATATGCGCGGGCGCACCTTGAATGATGCGTTTATTTTGCTGGATGAAGCGCAAAATACCACCACAGAACAAATGAAAATGTTCCTGACCCGCTTAGGGTTTGGCTCTTCCGCCGTGATTACCGGCGATATTACGCAGATTGACTTGCCCCGTCATCAAACGTCTGGCTTACGCCAAGCGGCTGAAATTCTTGAAGATGTTAAAGGCATTAGTTTTAACTGGTTCAGTGGGCGTGACGTGGTGCGGCACAAATTGGTGCAAAAGATTGTGGCAGCGTATGAAGGTTTTGAGCGGGATCGTGCTGCATGA
- the ybeY gene encoding rRNA maturation RNase YbeY — protein MSLELDIQNPEAYTTIPAEADLLRWAQAAWSADAEAGVVVRIVNEAESQELNRTYRDKDYPTNVLSFPYDAPPIPEDDDDIEYLGDLVICLPVVEREAAEQGKTATQHWAHLLIHGLLHLQGYDHITDTEAEEMEALETALLLKLGFSDPYH, from the coding sequence ATGAGCCTAGAACTCGATATTCAAAACCCGGAAGCTTACACAACGATTCCTGCCGAAGCCGATTTATTACGCTGGGCGCAAGCGGCGTGGTCGGCGGATGCGGAAGCCGGTGTGGTGGTGCGCATTGTCAATGAGGCCGAAAGTCAGGAACTCAATCGCACTTATCGTGACAAAGATTACCCGACGAATGTGTTGTCGTTTCCTTACGATGCGCCACCGATTCCAGAGGATGACGATGACATCGAATACCTCGGTGATCTGGTTATTTGTTTGCCTGTGGTCGAGCGCGAAGCTGCCGAACAGGGCAAAACCGCCACCCAACATTGGGCGCATTTGCTGATACACGGTTTGTTGCATTTACAAGGTTATGACCATATAACGGATACCGAAGCAGAAGAGATGGAAGCTTTAGAAACCGCTTTGCTGCTCAAACTCGGCTTTTCCGACCCTTATCACTAA
- a CDS encoding HlyC/CorC family transporter, which translates to MDDLQRANEKNLLPGETVGMLQGVLEFGALQVRDIMVPRSQINFIYHEDDFTDILARIAETEHSRYPVVDEDRDDLVGVLLAKDLLKYSGREAEFKIDDIIRPALIVPESQRLNRLLTEFRKTRNHMAVVIDEYAGISGLVTFEDVLEQIVGDIDDEHDDEEDISTNIQPQEDGRFIVEAMTPIDEFNETVGTAFDTEEFDTIAGIVIHELGKIPRQGEELVLMGWLFRVLRSDSRRILLLEVLPHTENSCSEEVPAL; encoded by the coding sequence ATGGACGATTTACAACGGGCTAACGAAAAAAACCTCCTGCCGGGGGAAACGGTGGGAATGTTGCAAGGCGTGCTGGAATTTGGTGCGCTTCAAGTGCGCGACATTATGGTGCCACGCTCACAAATCAACTTCATTTACCACGAAGATGATTTCACCGATATTCTCGCTCGCATTGCCGAAACCGAACATTCGCGCTATCCCGTGGTGGATGAAGACCGCGATGATTTGGTGGGGGTATTGCTGGCAAAAGATTTGCTCAAATACAGCGGGCGCGAAGCAGAGTTCAAAATTGATGACATTATCCGCCCTGCTTTAATTGTCCCCGAAAGCCAGCGTTTGAATCGTTTGCTGACCGAGTTCCGCAAAACCCGCAACCACATGGCGGTGGTCATCGACGAATACGCGGGTATTTCCGGCTTGGTAACGTTTGAAGACGTGCTGGAACAAATTGTCGGTGACATTGACGATGAGCACGATGACGAAGAAGACATTTCCACCAATATCCAGCCACAAGAAGACGGGCGTTTCATCGTCGAGGCCATGACCCCGATTGATGAATTCAACGAAACCGTCGGCACGGCATTCGATACCGAAGAATTCGATACGATTGCGGGAATTGTGATCCATGAGTTGGGTAAAATCCCGCGTCAAGGCGAGGAACTCGTGTTAATGGGTTGGTTATTCCGGGTGTTGCGCAGCGATTCGCGGCGTATTTTGTTGCTGGAAGTGTTGCCCCACACGGAAAATTCATGTTCTGAGGAAGTGCCTGCGTTATAA